In Flammeovirgaceae bacterium, the sequence CCAATGAGTCGTGCGGACTGCAGCACATTGGCAGCAATAACGGGCTTAAAAACATTCAGTTCAAAATGTCCGGTGGCCCCACCTACCGATACGGCTACATCATTGCCGATAACTTGTGCGCACACCATGGTTAATGCTTCGGGCTGCGTTGGGTTTACCTTGCCCGGCATGATTGATGAGCCGGGCTCATTATCAGGAATGATGATTTCGCCAATACCTGAGCGCGGGCCGGAGCTGAGCATGCGGATGTCGTTGGCAATTTTCATTAGCGCAACGGATGCCCGTTTTAGCGCGCCCGATAATTCCACCATGGCATCGTGCGCAGCCAGTGCTTCAAATTTATTAGGTGCGGTTACGAACGGATAGCCTGTCAGTTCAGCAATTTTTTTTGCTACCAGCACATCGTATCCTTTTGGTGCATTGAGCCCGGTACCCACGGCTGTGCCCCCCAACGCAAGTTCCCTTACCATTTCCAACGCATTTTTAATTGCCCTGACGCTGTTTTCCAATTGTTGAACATACCCTGAAAACTCCTGCCCAAGTGTTAGCGGTGTGGCATCCATGAAATGCGTGCGGCCGGTTTTAACAATGTTATTATACTCCTTTGATTTTCGCGCGAGCGTTTCCTTGAGTTTTTGCATTCCCGGAAGCGTAATCTCAACTACCTGCTTATAAGCCGCAATGTGCATGGCTGTGGGAAATGTGTCGTTGGAGGACTGGGATTTGTTTACGTCATCGTTAGGATGAAGCACTTTTTTCTCATCGGTTAGTTTTCCTCCGCTGAGAACATGCGCCCGGTAGGCAATGACCTCGTTCACATTCATGTTGCTTTGTGTGCCCGAGCCGGTTTGCCAGATTACCAATGGAAACTCGCCATCCAGTTTTCCGGCCAGTATTTCATCGCAGACGTTCGCAATCAGATCTTTTTTCTCAGCCGGCAGCACACCCAGTTCATGGTTGGCCAAGGCGGCTGCCTTTTTCAGGTAAGCAAAAGCATAAATGATTTCCTTGGGCATGCTGCCTTCAGGGCCGATTCTAAAATTATTGCGCGAGCGCTCGGTTTGTGCTCCCCAGTATTTATCGGCCGGCACCTGTACTTCGCCCATCGTGTCCTTTTCAATGCGGTAGTTCATTTTATACAGTTTTTTTCAAAGGTAGGAAAACATCAAAAACAAAAATGCCGGAGCAGACCCGGCATTCAGCTTAATATCCGTCCTTTTTCCTGAAATATTTGTCCTCATCAAATTCATCTTCAAGCGACTTGGGGATAACACCAATCTCCAGAATTTTAAATTCCGTTCTGCGG encodes:
- the fumC gene encoding class II fumarate hydratase, whose translation is MNYRIEKDTMGEVQVPADKYWGAQTERSRNNFRIGPEGSMPKEIIYAFAYLKKAAALANHELGVLPAEKKDLIANVCDEILAGKLDGEFPLVIWQTGSGTQSNMNVNEVIAYRAHVLSGGKLTDEKKVLHPNDDVNKSQSSNDTFPTAMHIAAYKQVVEITLPGMQKLKETLARKSKEYNNIVKTGRTHFMDATPLTLGQEFSGYVQQLENSVRAIKNALEMVRELALGGTAVGTGLNAPKGYDVLVAKKIAELTGYPFVTAPNKFEALAAHDAMVELSGALKRASVALMKIANDIRMLSSGPRSGIGEIIIPDNEPGSSIMPGKVNPTQPEALTMVCAQVIGNDVAVSVGGATGHFELNVFKPVIAANVLQSARLIGDACISFNDKCAEGIEPNHDIIKRHMENSLMLVTALNTHIGYENAAKIAKKAHKENKTLREAAIELGLVTSEQFDQWVRPEKMVGTL